One stretch of Mus pahari chromosome 5, PAHARI_EIJ_v1.1, whole genome shotgun sequence DNA includes these proteins:
- the Cfap45 gene encoding LOW QUALITY PROTEIN: cilia- and flagella-associated protein 45 (The sequence of the model RefSeq protein was modified relative to this genomic sequence to represent the inferred CDS: substituted 1 base at 1 genomic stop codon), translating into MPGIKGQVLEPLSTGDASSSASTASNRSRNRTRYRTKAMNSEVDESLFGGVKPSSVASHLKPFISVAHEFADSSVLAXYGEERRGGSLEPAFLPKAGHSYVSVPTEDPSGESLIISPEEFERIKWASQVLTKEELNAREQALKKEKEAILEAVTIRKKIMKQKEMAWNNNKKLSDLEEVARERAQNLLQRANKLRMEQEEELKDMSKIILNAKCHAIRDAQILEKQQIQKELDEEERRLDHMMEKDRQESLQRQEDRERKRREERVRGKRHIVEQIKKNEEERSLEAEHREQEKEQMLAYLDRLQEEDLQDLERRHQEKLKMQAEIKRINDENQRQKAELLAQERLADQMVMEFTKKKMAREAEYEAEQEKIRREKEKEIARLRALQEKAQDYQAEQDALRAKRNQEVADREWRRKEKENAQKKIETEEKLRKSRLEQVAFKEHTLAVQVQRDRDEFERILRAQREQIEKEKQEQEKKAKGCLQHANELRRQVRENQQKHVQNRLATFEEGRRLKEEAEKRRERIEDIKKQKLEELRATGLPEKYCIEVERKANILPATSVN; encoded by the exons ATGCCTGGTATCAAAGGACAAGTGTTAGAG CCACTAAGCACAGGGGACGCCTCAAGCTCTGCTTCCACCGCTTCCAATCGGTCACGGAACAGGACTCGCTATCGGACCAAAGCCATGAACTCTGAGGTAGATGAGAGCCTCTTTGGAGGTGTCAAG CCCT CATCGGTTGCTTCTCACCTGAAACCTTTCATTTCAGTGGCCCATGAATTTGCAGATTCTTCCGTCTTGGCGTAgtatggggaggagaggaggggagggagttTGGAGCCTGCTTTCCTCCCTAAGGCTGGTCATTCCTATGTCAGTGTTCCCACAGAGGACCCCTCTGGAGAATCTCTAATCATCAGCCCCGAGGAGTTTGAGCGGATCAAATGGGCATCCCAAGTCCTGACCAAAGAAGAACTGAATGCCAGAGAACAGGCCctcaagaaggagaaggaagccatCTTG GAAGCTGTCACAATTCGCAAGAAGATCATGAAGCAGAAGGAGATGGCTTGGAACAATAACAAGAAACTCAGTGACCTGGAGGAGGTGGCCAGGGAGCGGGCCCAGAACCTCCTGCAGAGAGCCAACAAGCTCcgcatggagcaggaggaggagctcaAGGATATGAGCAAG ATTATTCTGAATGCCAAGTGCCACGCAATCCGGGATGCCCAGATCCTGGAGAAGCAGCAGATACAAAAGGAATTGGATGAAGAGGAGAGGCGGTTGGATCACATGATGGAAAAAGACCGGCAGGAATCCCtccaaaggcaggaggatcgggaaaggaaaagaagggaggagagagtacG GGGAAAACGTCACATTGTGGAGCAGATAAAGAAGAACGAAGAGGAGAGATCGCTGGAGGCTGAGCACCGTGAACAGGAGAAGGAGCAGATGCTGGCATACCTGGACCGGCTCCAGGAGGAGGATTTGCAG GATCTGGAACGAAGACATCAGGAAAAACTGAAGATGCAAGCTGAAATTAAACGTATCAATGATGAAaaccagagacagaaagcagagttgCTGGCACAGGAGAGACTGGCAGACCAAATGGTGATGGAATTTACCAAGAAGAAGATG GCTCGAGAGGCAGAGTATGAAGCTGAGCAGGAGAAAATccggagggagaaagagaaggagatcGCCCGCCTGAGGGCCTTGCAGGAGAAGGCGCAGGATTATCAAGCAGAGCAG GATGCCTTGAGGGCCAAGCGCAACCAGGAGGTTGCAGATCGAGAGTGGCGccgaaaggaaaaggaaaacgcGCAGAAGAAGATAGAGACGGAGGAAAAGCTGCGCAAAAGCCGGTTGGAGCAGGTGGCATTCAAGGAACACACGCTGGCCGTTCAGGTTCAGCGGGACCGAGATGAGTTCGAGAGGATCCTTCG TGCTCAGAGAGAACAGattgagaaggagaagcaggagcaggagaagaaGGCCAAGGGGTGCCTCCAGCATGCCAACGAGCTCCGACGGCAGGTGCGTGAGAACCAGCAGAAACATGTGCAGAACCGGCTTGCTACCTTCGAAGAGGGCCGCCGCCTcaaggaagaagctgagaagcgCCGTGAGCGCATTGAGGACATCAAGAAACAGAAGCTGGAAGAGCTGAG AGCCACCGGCCTTCCTGAGAAGTACTGCATCGAAGTTGAGCGTAAAGCCAACATCCTGCCAGCCACTTCTGTCAACTGA